A genomic stretch from Georgenia muralis includes:
- a CDS encoding TerC family protein, giving the protein MNVSVWVWLAVIGFIVVMLALDLFAHRRAHVIAVREAAVWSGVWVGLGVGFGVLVWAVYGAEPGQQYFAGYLIEKSLAVDNVFVWAIIFSFFAVPREYQHRVLFLGVLGALVFRGVFIAAGAALMESFSWVLYVFAAFLLWTGYRMIRSRDEHLDPERSVVLRLFRRYVPMADAYYGQRLVVRQGGVLVATPLLAVLVLVEVTDIVFAVDSIPAIFAVTDDVFLVFTANAFAVLGLRAMYFLLADLMHRFVYLKIGLALVLIWVGIKMLLKIDLFYVPTAFSLAVVATIIGVSVVASLRATRGQGRRALPTSDVAPFRVATADELALVEPLTPRRRARGRVQENATSADRGTGR; this is encoded by the coding sequence TTGAACGTCTCGGTATGGGTGTGGTTGGCCGTCATCGGCTTCATCGTCGTGATGCTCGCCCTCGACCTCTTCGCGCACCGCAGGGCCCACGTGATCGCGGTGCGCGAGGCGGCGGTGTGGTCCGGTGTCTGGGTAGGGCTCGGGGTGGGCTTCGGTGTGCTGGTCTGGGCGGTGTACGGGGCGGAACCCGGCCAGCAGTACTTCGCGGGGTACCTGATCGAGAAGTCGCTCGCCGTGGACAACGTCTTCGTCTGGGCGATCATCTTCAGCTTCTTCGCCGTCCCGCGGGAGTACCAGCACCGGGTCCTGTTCCTCGGCGTGCTCGGCGCACTGGTGTTCCGGGGCGTGTTCATCGCCGCGGGGGCCGCTCTCATGGAGAGCTTCTCCTGGGTGCTCTACGTCTTCGCCGCGTTCCTCCTCTGGACGGGCTACCGGATGATCCGCTCCCGTGACGAGCACCTCGATCCCGAGCGGTCCGTGGTGCTCCGGCTGTTCCGCCGCTACGTGCCGATGGCCGACGCCTACTACGGCCAGCGTCTGGTGGTCCGTCAGGGCGGGGTCCTGGTGGCCACCCCGCTGCTGGCCGTCCTCGTGCTGGTGGAGGTCACCGACATCGTCTTCGCGGTGGACTCGATCCCCGCGATCTTCGCGGTGACGGACGACGTCTTCCTGGTGTTCACCGCCAACGCCTTCGCGGTCCTGGGACTGCGGGCGATGTACTTCCTGCTCGCGGACCTCATGCACCGCTTCGTCTACCTCAAGATCGGGCTGGCTCTGGTCCTGATCTGGGTGGGGATCAAGATGCTGCTCAAGATCGACCTGTTCTACGTCCCCACCGCGTTCTCCCTGGCCGTGGTGGCGACCATCATCGGTGTCTCGGTCGTGGCCAGCCTGCGCGCCACCCGCGGCCAGGGACGCCGGGCGCTCCCCACCTCCGACGTCGCCCCCTTCCGGGTCGCCACGGCCGACGAGCTCGCGCTCGTCGAGCCGCTCACGCCGCGTCGCCGCGCGCGTGGCCGTGTGCAGGAGAACGCGACGAGTGCCGACCGAGGGACGGGCCGGTGA
- a CDS encoding MarR family transcriptional regulator, translating to MPEVEPGPPERRTEGELTARSDERAGWTFLTNHAHVLLAVAAAPDSRVTDVARRVGISSRATVAILNDLEAAGYVHRTRRGRRTHYTVDQGRPFRHPTTAAHAVGELLAIFGAPRGEDGAAPAPSS from the coding sequence ATGCCCGAGGTCGAGCCAGGACCGCCCGAGAGGCGCACCGAAGGCGAGCTCACGGCCAGGTCGGACGAGCGTGCGGGGTGGACCTTCCTGACGAACCACGCCCACGTTCTCCTCGCGGTGGCCGCCGCCCCGGACAGCCGCGTCACCGACGTCGCGCGACGGGTGGGCATCAGCTCGCGCGCGACCGTGGCCATCCTCAACGACCTGGAGGCGGCGGGCTACGTCCACCGGACCAGGCGCGGCCGCCGCACCCACTACACGGTCGACCAGGGGCGCCCCTTCCGACATCCCACGACTGCGGCCCACGCCGTCGGTGAGCTCCTGGCCATCTTCGGTGCGCCCCGGGGAGAGGACGGCGCGGCGCCCGCGCCGTCCTCTTGA
- a CDS encoding Gfo/Idh/MocA family protein: protein MTTLRIAMNGITGRMGYRQHLVRSILPIRDAGGVELPDGSRVQVEPILVGRNENKLRELAELHGVEHWTTDLDGIIADPTVDIVFDASMTSLRPATLAKAMRAGKHIFTEKPTAETLEDAVELARLGEESGVTAGVVHDKLYLPGLVKLRRLVDEGFFGRILSMRGEFGYWVFEGDVQAAQRPSWNYRKEDGGGMTVDMFCHWNYVLEGILGSVESVTAKAVTHVPTRWDEKGQPYDATADDAAYGIFEVRTPDGDPVIAQINSSWAVRVYRDELVEFQIDGTHGSAVAGLNKCVAQQRGHTPKPVWNPDLPVTESFRDQWLEVPANADLDNGFKLQWEEFLGDVVAGRPHRYGLLSAARGVQLAELGLQSSAEGRRLEIPEITL from the coding sequence ATGACCACGCTGCGCATCGCGATGAACGGCATCACCGGACGCATGGGCTACCGGCAGCACCTCGTGCGCTCGATCCTGCCGATCCGCGACGCCGGCGGGGTCGAGCTGCCCGACGGCTCCCGCGTGCAGGTCGAGCCGATCCTCGTGGGCCGCAACGAGAACAAGCTCCGCGAGCTCGCCGAGCTCCACGGCGTCGAGCACTGGACCACCGATCTCGACGGCATCATCGCCGACCCCACCGTCGACATCGTCTTCGACGCGTCCATGACGAGCCTGCGCCCCGCGACCCTCGCCAAGGCCATGCGCGCCGGCAAGCACATCTTCACCGAGAAGCCCACCGCCGAGACCCTCGAGGACGCCGTCGAGCTCGCCCGGCTGGGCGAGGAGTCCGGCGTCACCGCCGGCGTCGTCCACGACAAGCTCTACCTGCCCGGTCTGGTCAAGCTCCGCCGTCTCGTGGACGAGGGCTTCTTCGGCCGCATCCTCTCCATGCGTGGCGAGTTCGGCTACTGGGTGTTCGAGGGCGACGTCCAGGCCGCGCAGCGCCCCTCCTGGAACTACCGCAAGGAGGACGGCGGCGGCATGACCGTGGACATGTTCTGCCACTGGAACTACGTCCTCGAGGGCATCCTCGGCTCCGTCGAGTCCGTCACCGCCAAGGCCGTCACCCACGTCCCGACCCGCTGGGACGAGAAGGGGCAGCCCTACGACGCCACCGCCGACGACGCCGCGTACGGGATCTTCGAGGTGCGCACTCCCGACGGAGACCCCGTCATCGCCCAGATCAACTCCTCGTGGGCGGTGCGCGTCTACCGCGACGAGCTCGTGGAGTTCCAGATCGACGGCACCCACGGCTCCGCCGTCGCCGGGCTGAACAAGTGCGTCGCGCAGCAGCGCGGCCACACCCCCAAGCCGGTGTGGAACCCCGACCTGCCTGTCACCGAGTCCTTCCGCGACCAGTGGCTCGAGGTCCCCGCCAACGCCGACCTCGACAACGGGTTCAAGCTGCAGTGGGAGGAGTTCCTCGGCGACGTCGTCGCGGGACGTCCGCACCGGTACGGCCTGCTCTCCGCCGCCCGCGGCGTCCAGCTCGCCGAGCTCGGCCTGCAGTCCTCGGCCGAGGGGCGGCGCCTGGAGATCCCGGAGATCACCCTGTGA
- a CDS encoding dihydrodipicolinate synthase family protein, translating to MSAPPAGTDRVVVDLPNVVGTTDPYVLGAPGPWTRPAGPLTARRAFAAAHVVPLTTADNTPGRPAELDWDATLGFRHMLWSYGLGVAEVMDTAQRGMGLDWDAAAYLIRRSAAEARSVGGLLACGAGTDHLTPGRVAELVAGDREAGLHAVTDAYREQLGTVAAAGATPVLMASRALTAVARDADDYLAVYSTLLSEVTEPVILHWLGEVFDPALAGYWGAGDPHTAAATVLELLRAHGGKVDGIKVSLLDAGFEVWLRDQLPAGVRLYSGDDFNYPELVVGDDRSHSDALLGVFAAIAPAASTALQALESGDEAGRARALEILRSTEALGRHMFEKPTPHYKVGIAFLSWLNGHQPGFQMVGGMQSARSARHLTTLFRLADGAGLLLDPDRAAHRMRAFLEVAGITPEETR from the coding sequence GTGAGCGCCCCGCCGGCCGGGACGGACCGCGTGGTGGTGGACCTGCCGAACGTCGTCGGCACCACCGACCCGTACGTCCTCGGCGCCCCCGGTCCCTGGACCCGGCCGGCGGGTCCTCTGACGGCGCGACGCGCCTTCGCCGCCGCGCACGTCGTGCCCCTGACGACGGCGGACAACACCCCGGGCCGCCCGGCCGAGCTCGACTGGGACGCCACGCTGGGCTTTCGCCACATGCTGTGGTCCTACGGTCTGGGCGTCGCCGAGGTCATGGACACCGCCCAGCGCGGCATGGGCCTGGACTGGGACGCCGCCGCGTACCTCATCCGGCGCTCGGCCGCCGAGGCGCGCTCGGTGGGCGGCCTGCTGGCGTGCGGCGCCGGCACCGACCACCTGACCCCCGGCCGGGTCGCCGAGCTTGTCGCGGGAGACCGGGAGGCGGGCCTGCACGCCGTCACCGACGCGTACCGCGAGCAGCTGGGGACGGTCGCCGCCGCCGGTGCCACGCCCGTCCTCATGGCCTCACGCGCCCTGACGGCCGTGGCCCGGGACGCCGACGACTACCTCGCCGTCTACTCCACGCTGCTGTCGGAGGTGACCGAGCCGGTCATCCTGCACTGGCTCGGCGAGGTGTTCGACCCGGCGCTGGCCGGGTACTGGGGGGCCGGCGACCCGCACACCGCGGCGGCGACGGTGCTCGAGCTCCTGCGCGCCCACGGGGGAAAGGTCGACGGCATCAAGGTCTCCCTCCTCGACGCCGGGTTCGAGGTGTGGCTGCGCGACCAGCTCCCGGCTGGCGTCCGGCTGTACAGCGGGGACGACTTCAACTACCCCGAGCTCGTCGTGGGTGACGACCGTAGCCACTCCGACGCACTGCTCGGCGTCTTCGCCGCCATCGCCCCGGCGGCCTCCACCGCCCTCCAGGCGCTGGAGTCCGGCGACGAGGCGGGCCGGGCCCGGGCGCTGGAGATCCTGCGTTCGACCGAGGCGCTCGGCCGGCACATGTTCGAGAAGCCGACACCTCACTACAAGGTGGGCATCGCGTTCCTGTCGTGGCTCAACGGGCACCAGCCCGGCTTCCAGATGGTCGGGGGCATGCAGTCGGCGCGGTCCGCGCGCCACCTCACCACCCTCTTCCGGCTCGCCGACGGCGCGGGCCTCCTGCTCGACCCCGACCGTGCCGCGCACCGCATGAGGGCCTTCCTCGAGGTCGCCGGCATCACTCCCGAGGAGACCCGATGA
- a CDS encoding sugar phosphate isomerase/epimerase family protein yields the protein MTDLSRLSLNTATTKSWTLEQAVDGAVRAGLPAVGLWRDRVAEAGLERSARLVADAGLRVSSLCRGGFLTAADDEGRRAAVEDNRAAVVEAATLGTRELIMVVGGLPAASAPGGPALPDGDRDVVAARRRVADRIGELVPFAAEHDVRLVLEPLHPIFAADRAVLSTLGQCLDLAADFPAESVGVVVDTYHVWWDPELRTQIARAGAEGRLASYQVCDWMLPLSADPLLSRGYMGDGYIDFPTITRWVSEAGYTGDVEVEIFRQEIWDAPGDEVVATIADRYVRHVLPSLTAPVRSA from the coding sequence ATGACCGACCTGTCCCGCCTCTCGCTCAACACCGCCACGACCAAGTCCTGGACCCTCGAGCAGGCCGTCGACGGCGCTGTGCGGGCCGGTCTGCCGGCCGTCGGCCTGTGGCGTGACCGCGTGGCCGAGGCGGGGCTCGAGCGCAGTGCGCGCCTCGTCGCCGATGCGGGGCTGCGCGTGTCCTCCCTGTGCCGCGGCGGGTTCCTCACCGCCGCCGACGACGAGGGACGGCGAGCCGCGGTCGAGGACAACCGCGCGGCGGTCGTCGAGGCCGCCACCCTCGGGACGCGTGAGCTCATCATGGTCGTCGGCGGGCTGCCCGCGGCGAGCGCGCCCGGCGGGCCGGCCCTGCCCGACGGCGACCGTGACGTCGTCGCCGCACGCCGGCGGGTGGCCGACCGGATCGGCGAGCTGGTCCCCTTCGCCGCCGAGCACGACGTCCGGCTCGTCCTGGAGCCGCTGCACCCGATCTTCGCCGCGGACCGGGCGGTGCTGTCCACCCTCGGTCAGTGCCTCGACCTCGCCGCGGACTTCCCGGCCGAGTCGGTCGGGGTGGTCGTGGACACCTACCACGTGTGGTGGGACCCGGAGCTGCGCACGCAGATCGCCCGGGCCGGGGCCGAGGGCCGCCTCGCCTCCTACCAGGTGTGCGACTGGATGCTGCCGCTCTCGGCCGACCCTCTGCTCTCCCGCGGGTACATGGGCGACGGCTACATCGACTTCCCCACGATCACCCGCTGGGTGAGCGAGGCCGGGTACACCGGCGACGTCGAGGTGGAGATCTTCCGCCAGGAGATCTGGGACGCCCCCGGCGACGAGGTGGTCGCCACCATCGCCGACCGGTACGTGCGACACGTCCTGCCCTCGCTCACCGCGCCCGTCCGCAGCGCCTGA
- a CDS encoding HNH endonuclease signature motif containing protein, which translates to MEEYVAGACVQARRRARRERGRGRGAKAVRRAVARTVAAGRARGRVMADHALAPAPATPAFATPGVAGPAAARPGVAGSAVAGGAVVVEGADLAGLVGERLPGRFVLVDPVAARLERMVPGPALTAALAGLAVADATDAALVEAVAAHERLISAATAAQARALEELLARRGSGTSALARVADEVAARLGITHHAAERRTHAAGVLAQFPEVADALTTGRIDPRKAQILTQDETGLTLEDQRALATTLLDRATELTPPQLRQALRTAATTADPAAAARRHDRAHTHRAVTITDAPDAMAYLVAYIRADHAHTIRTYLDALADSAAGPAETRTRDQLRADVLTDTFTLLLTRGLDLDGRALPRRHGRHPHIQVTIPAGTLLGLGEHPAHLAGYGPIPADLARTIAADGTWRALFTDPDTGEYHHLSTRAYRPGADLTRHIIARDVTCTFPGCRQPAYRTDLDHIDPHDPTRTNDPTTADQTCQDNLHSLCRRHHNLKTTGTWTVTRDPHTATITWTSPTGHTYTRHPTRPPGPPPTGDPPF; encoded by the coding sequence GTGGAGGAGTACGTGGCGGGGGCGTGCGTGCAGGCGCGGCGGCGCGCCCGGCGCGAGCGTGGTCGTGGTCGGGGGGCCAAGGCGGTGCGGCGGGCGGTGGCCCGGACCGTGGCCGCGGGCCGGGCGCGGGGCCGGGTCATGGCCGACCACGCCCTCGCACCGGCCCCCGCGACGCCGGCCTTCGCGACGCCGGGCGTGGCGGGACCGGCCGCCGCGCGACCGGGCGTGGCGGGATCGGCCGTGGCGGGCGGCGCGGTGGTGGTGGAGGGCGCCGATCTGGCCGGGCTGGTCGGGGAGCGGTTGCCGGGCCGGTTCGTCCTGGTCGACCCGGTCGCGGCCCGGCTCGAGCGGATGGTCCCGGGCCCGGCGCTGACCGCGGCCCTGGCCGGCCTGGCCGTCGCGGACGCCACGGACGCGGCCCTGGTCGAGGCCGTCGCCGCGCACGAGCGGCTGATCTCGGCCGCGACCGCCGCCCAGGCGCGGGCCCTGGAGGAGCTCCTCGCCCGGCGCGGGTCCGGGACCTCGGCGCTGGCCCGGGTCGCGGACGAGGTCGCCGCCCGGCTGGGCATCACCCACCACGCGGCCGAGCGCCGGACCCACGCCGCGGGGGTCCTGGCCCAGTTCCCCGAGGTCGCCGACGCCCTGACCACCGGACGGATCGACCCCCGCAAGGCCCAGATCCTCACCCAGGACGAGACGGGCCTGACCCTGGAGGACCAGCGCGCCCTGGCCACCACCCTCCTGGACCGGGCCACCGAGCTCACCCCACCCCAGCTGCGTCAGGCCCTGCGCACCGCCGCGACCACCGCCGACCCCGCCGCCGCGGCCCGCCGCCACGACCGCGCCCACACCCACCGGGCCGTGACCATCACCGACGCCCCCGACGCCATGGCCTACCTGGTCGCCTACATCCGCGCCGACCACGCCCACACCATCCGCACCTACCTCGACGCCCTCGCCGACTCCGCGGCCGGACCGGCCGAGACCCGCACCCGCGACCAGCTCCGCGCCGACGTCCTGACCGACACCTTCACCCTCCTCCTCACCCGCGGCCTGGACCTGGACGGGCGCGCACTGCCCCGCCGCCACGGCCGCCACCCCCACATCCAGGTCACCATCCCCGCCGGGACCCTCCTGGGCCTGGGCGAGCACCCCGCCCACCTCGCCGGGTACGGCCCCATCCCCGCCGACCTCGCCCGCACCATCGCCGCCGACGGGACCTGGCGGGCCCTGTTCACCGACCCCGACACCGGCGAGTACCACCACCTCTCCACCCGCGCCTACCGCCCCGGCGCGGACCTGACCCGCCACATCATCGCCCGCGACGTCACCTGCACCTTCCCCGGCTGCCGCCAACCCGCCTACCGCACCGACCTCGACCACATCGACCCCCACGACCCCACCCGCACCAACGACCCCACCACCGCGGACCAGACCTGCCAGGACAACCTCCACTCCCTGTGCCGACGCCACCACAACCTCAAGACCACCGGCACCTGGACCGTCACCCGCGACCCCCACACCGCCACCATCACCTGGACCTCCCCCACCGGCCACACCTACACCCGCCACCCCACCCGACCACCCGGCCCCCCACCCACCGGCGACCCGCCCTTCTAG
- a CDS encoding PspA/IM30 family protein, which translates to MSIGRRLARLVRAERRVRPDDPVRAVEAAHARQEELVDAARRSVADVAVHRRRTEILAERAAAEAGRAADLAAAAVAAGDDGAAREYLRSSLAAEERHRTLQDRYAALDAQVRELERTLGGLESRTEQAARHLDDLRADHDAARASLGMRDAAALAGRQAAEAALAADHAEDEIRRLRARAVGHAELAWSDPGSAQVREAFDRLETGLTAERELERLKERRAIEGG; encoded by the coding sequence ATGTCCATCGGTCGACGGCTGGCGCGGCTCGTCCGGGCCGAGCGACGCGTGCGCCCCGACGATCCCGTTCGCGCGGTCGAGGCTGCTCACGCGCGCCAGGAGGAGCTCGTGGACGCTGCCCGGCGCAGCGTCGCCGACGTCGCCGTGCACCGGCGCCGCACCGAGATCCTCGCGGAGCGGGCCGCGGCCGAGGCCGGCCGGGCCGCGGACCTGGCCGCAGCGGCCGTCGCCGCCGGCGACGACGGCGCCGCCCGCGAGTACCTGCGCAGCTCCCTCGCGGCCGAGGAGCGTCACCGCACGCTCCAGGACCGGTACGCCGCGCTGGACGCCCAGGTCCGCGAGCTCGAACGCACGCTGGGCGGGCTCGAGTCGCGCACGGAGCAGGCCGCCCGCCACCTCGACGACCTGCGCGCCGACCACGACGCCGCCCGCGCGTCCCTCGGGATGCGGGACGCCGCCGCACTCGCCGGCCGCCAGGCCGCGGAGGCAGCGCTCGCCGCCGACCACGCGGAGGACGAGATCCGCCGGCTGAGGGCACGCGCCGTCGGGCACGCCGAGCTCGCCTGGTCCGACCCCGGCTCCGCGCAGGTGCGCGAGGCCTTCGACCGGCTCGAGACCGGACTGACCGCCGAGCGGGAGCTCGAGCGGCTCAAGGAGCGCCGCGCCATCGAGGGCGGCTGA
- a CDS encoding SRPBCC family protein, translated as MARFLLTSTWQVPTTADDLWPVLWDVEAWPAWWPYVTSSRVVADGDGLGHGRRTHLVFRTPLGYRLSFGVEVVTIRPPFLVEARVAGQLAGRGRWELRPTAGGVATDITWDVETRRPWMRALSPVAAPVFRAAHGHVMAAGERGLVGVMDGSAPAAG; from the coding sequence GTGGCGCGATTCCTGCTCACCTCCACGTGGCAGGTCCCCACGACGGCCGATGACCTGTGGCCGGTGCTGTGGGACGTCGAGGCCTGGCCGGCGTGGTGGCCGTACGTGACGTCGTCGCGGGTCGTGGCCGACGGCGACGGGCTGGGCCACGGGCGGCGCACGCACCTCGTCTTCCGCACCCCGCTGGGGTACCGGCTCTCCTTCGGTGTGGAGGTGGTGACGATCCGGCCGCCGTTCCTCGTCGAGGCCCGTGTGGCCGGCCAGCTGGCAGGGCGGGGGCGGTGGGAGCTTCGCCCCACCGCGGGAGGTGTGGCCACGGACATCACCTGGGACGTCGAGACGCGCCGGCCGTGGATGCGCGCGCTCTCCCCCGTGGCGGCGCCCGTCTTCCGGGCCGCGCACGGCCACGTCATGGCCGCGGGCGAGCGCGGCCTGGTCGGCGTCATGGACGGGTCCGCGCCCGCCGCGGGGTGA
- a CDS encoding FAD-dependent oxidoreductase, which translates to MTTDDAVAGPVRPAIVLLTRDDGTRRIVEDALRRRYGADYDVHTFGDVATTHDALSRLTAAGTPVVLALVALGTDDPDGLEVLEHLPVDRTCVRVALVRWGDWSTTRPIFDAIGMGAIDRWITCPGLPVDEEFHTAVTEYLEEAATRRGTRFEVVRVVGVRWDPRTQYLRDLFDRNHLPAGFYDATAPEGRAVLRAAGLADPALPVVLLHYQQVPTVLQRPTDIQIADAFGLFEPVGKDEVFDLAIIGAGPAGLGAAVYAASEGLRTIVVEQEAVGGQAGTSSLIRNYLGFPAGISGGRLAFRAYEQAWTFGARFHFMRSVTGLAADGEERRLTLSDRGTVRAATVVLATGASYKRLGVPSLDTLSGRGVFYGATVSEAPAMRGRQVYVAGGGNSAGQAAVHLARYADHVTLLVRRQGLETTMSEYLRREIASTPAITVRTRAEAVAGTGTDFLETLTLRDLDSGAEETVPGVLFVLIGAEPHSQWLAGSVARDRWGYVLTGADLTGGRGTAAPAPEDPTWPAERPPAMLETTMPGVFAVGDVRHGSVKRVASAVGEGALAVSLVHQHLARR; encoded by the coding sequence ATGACCACCGACGACGCCGTTGCCGGTCCCGTCCGTCCCGCGATCGTGCTGCTCACCCGCGACGACGGCACGCGCCGCATCGTCGAGGACGCGCTGCGCCGCCGGTACGGCGCGGACTACGACGTCCACACCTTCGGCGACGTCGCGACCACCCACGACGCGCTCTCGCGGCTGACCGCCGCCGGGACACCGGTCGTCCTTGCCCTCGTGGCTCTGGGCACCGACGACCCCGACGGGCTCGAGGTCCTCGAGCACCTCCCCGTGGACCGCACCTGCGTGCGCGTGGCGCTCGTGCGGTGGGGCGACTGGAGCACCACCCGGCCCATCTTCGACGCCATCGGCATGGGCGCGATCGACCGATGGATCACGTGCCCCGGCCTGCCGGTCGACGAGGAGTTCCACACCGCCGTCACGGAGTACCTCGAGGAGGCGGCGACCCGGCGCGGCACCCGGTTCGAGGTGGTCCGCGTGGTCGGCGTGCGCTGGGACCCGCGCACGCAGTACCTGCGTGACCTCTTCGACCGCAACCACCTGCCCGCCGGCTTCTACGACGCCACCGCCCCGGAGGGGCGCGCCGTCCTGCGCGCCGCGGGGCTGGCGGACCCGGCCCTGCCCGTCGTGCTCCTGCACTACCAGCAGGTGCCGACCGTGCTGCAGCGGCCCACCGACATCCAGATCGCCGACGCCTTCGGTCTGTTCGAGCCGGTCGGCAAGGACGAGGTGTTCGACCTGGCCATCATCGGCGCCGGTCCCGCCGGTCTGGGCGCCGCCGTGTACGCGGCGTCGGAGGGGCTGCGCACGATCGTCGTGGAGCAGGAGGCCGTCGGTGGCCAGGCGGGGACGTCCTCCCTCATCCGCAACTACCTCGGCTTCCCCGCGGGCATCTCCGGCGGCCGTCTGGCGTTCCGCGCCTACGAGCAGGCCTGGACGTTCGGTGCCCGGTTCCACTTCATGCGCTCGGTCACCGGGCTGGCCGCCGACGGCGAGGAGCGGCGTCTGACCCTTTCCGACCGCGGCACCGTCCGGGCCGCCACCGTGGTCCTGGCCACCGGGGCGTCCTACAAGCGGCTCGGGGTCCCCAGCCTCGACACCCTCTCGGGCCGCGGGGTGTTCTACGGGGCCACCGTCTCCGAGGCGCCGGCCATGCGCGGGCGCCAGGTGTACGTGGCCGGGGGCGGCAACTCCGCCGGCCAGGCAGCGGTGCACCTCGCCCGCTACGCCGACCACGTCACCCTGCTCGTGCGGCGCCAGGGCCTGGAGACGACGATGTCGGAGTACCTGCGCAGGGAGATCGCCTCCACCCCCGCGATCACCGTCCGCACCCGGGCCGAGGCGGTCGCCGGGACCGGGACGGACTTCCTCGAGACCCTCACCCTGCGCGACCTCGACTCCGGCGCGGAGGAGACCGTACCCGGGGTGCTGTTCGTCCTCATCGGGGCCGAGCCCCACTCGCAGTGGCTCGCGGGGTCCGTCGCGCGCGACCGGTGGGGCTACGTCCTCACCGGCGCCGACCTCACCGGCGGCCGGGGCACCGCCGCCCCGGCACCGGAGGACCCCACCTGGCCTGCGGAGCGGCCCCCGGCGATGCTCGAGACGACGATGCCCGGGGTGTTCGCCGTCGGGGACGTGCGGCACGGCTCGGTCAAGCGCGTGGCCTCCGCGGTGGGGGAGGGGGCCCTCGCGGTCTCCCTGGTCCACCAGCACCTGGCGCGCCGGTAG
- a CDS encoding ABC transporter ATP-binding protein: protein MNDDVIRVHGLEKSFGRVRALDGLDLTVARGEVHAFLGPNGAGKSTTIRVLLGLLRPDAGHVELLGGDPWRDVVALHRRLAYVPGDVSLWPGMTGGQAIDLLGNLRGGLDERRRAHLLERFELDPTKRGRTYSKGNRQKVAIVAALASDVELLVLDEPTSGLDPLMEAVFQGEIAAERERGRTVLLSSHILSEAEALADRVSIIREGRVVESGTLATLRRRTRTTVRADLAGPPPATLEGLRAVRDAEVETRDGRSVLTGHVDGADLAAAAAELSRLDLISLTVAPPSLEDLFLRHYGSSS, encoded by the coding sequence GTGAACGACGACGTCATCCGGGTCCACGGCCTGGAGAAGTCCTTCGGCCGGGTGCGCGCGCTCGACGGCCTCGACCTCACCGTCGCCCGCGGCGAGGTCCACGCCTTCCTCGGGCCCAACGGTGCGGGGAAGTCCACCACCATCCGGGTCCTGCTCGGTTTGCTGCGGCCGGACGCCGGCCACGTCGAGCTGCTGGGCGGGGACCCCTGGCGCGATGTCGTCGCCCTCCACCGCCGCCTCGCCTACGTCCCCGGCGACGTCAGCCTGTGGCCGGGCATGACCGGCGGCCAGGCGATCGACCTGCTCGGCAACCTCCGCGGCGGGCTCGACGAACGGCGCCGCGCCCACCTCCTCGAGCGCTTCGAGCTCGACCCCACCAAGCGCGGACGCACCTACTCCAAGGGCAACCGGCAGAAGGTCGCCATCGTCGCCGCCCTCGCCTCCGACGTCGAGCTCCTCGTCCTGGACGAGCCCACCTCCGGCCTGGACCCGCTCATGGAGGCGGTCTTCCAGGGGGAGATCGCCGCCGAGCGCGAGCGGGGCCGCACCGTCCTGCTCTCCTCCCACATCCTCAGCGAGGCCGAGGCACTCGCGGACCGCGTGAGCATCATCCGTGAGGGCCGGGTCGTCGAGTCCGGCACCCTCGCCACGCTGCGCCGTCGCACCCGCACCACCGTGCGCGCGGACCTGGCCGGCCCGCCGCCCGCCACGCTCGAGGGTCTGCGCGCCGTGCGCGACGCCGAGGTCGAGACTCGCGACGGCCGGTCGGTGCTCACCGGCCACGTCGACGGCGCCGACCTCGCCGCTGCCGCGGCGGAGCTGTCCCGCCTCGACCTGATCTCGCTGACCGTGGCCCCACCGTCGCTGGAGGACCTCTTCCTGCGGCACTACGGGTCGTCGTCGTGA